A genomic stretch from Cydia amplana chromosome 1, ilCydAmpl1.1, whole genome shotgun sequence includes:
- the LOC134652432 gene encoding uncharacterized protein LOC134652432 codes for MSEVVTERKRQYLEHNVLPALEECVWEWERWGVTLENMLHYSEYPRRYRKLDNDVYDCAWGCFFLRMGWLDDDIEGSFQAPVMLAHLENYLEDWRLPETNEIISRCIYVNYPHTELTGHVPDCEQAKILKNCLIKEQYLEITHKNKLQLVGLLRSWLGVCADLEGVPLGEVLERAVRPPAPSPPLGDPAPPALQGCVWRCLFYDMGWMDDAKGVFLLPVVNETIRMYYYKTDLIPQLMEESTKCGTKFSL; via the exons ATGTCCGAAGTTGTG ACCGAGCGTAAGCGTCAATACCTCGAGCATAACGTTCTGCCGGCCCTGGAGGAGTGCGTGTGGGAGTGGGAGCGCTGGGGCGTGACCCTCGAGAACATGCTCCACTACTCGGAGTACCCCCGGAGATACCGCAAACTCGACAACGACGTGTACGACTGCGCCTGGGGCTGCTTCTTCCTGCGCATGGGCTGG TTAGACGACGATATTGAAGGATCGTTCCAAGCGCCCGTGATGCTGGCACACCTGGAGAACTACCTCGAAGACTGGAGGCTTCCGGAAACCAATGAAATAATCAGCCGTTGCATTTATG TGAATTACCCTCACACGGAGCTGACCGGCCACGTGCCGGACTGCGAGCAAGCCAAAATCCTGAAGAACTGCCTCATCAAAGAACAATATTTGGAGATTACG CACAAGAACAAGTTGCAGTTGGTCGGGCTGCTGCGCAGCTGGCTGGGCGTGTGCGCCGACCTGGAGGGCGTGCCGCTGGGCGAGGTGCTGGAGCGCGCCGTGCGGCCGCCCGCGCCCTCGCCGCCGCTCGGCGaccccgcgccgcccgcgctgcAGGGCTGCGTCTGGCGCTGCCTCTTCTACGACATGGGCTGG ATGGACGATGCAAAAGGAGTTTTCCTTTTGCCCGTCGTGAACGAGACGATAAGGATGTATTATTACAAAACTGACTTAATACCGCAACTAATGGAGGAATCTACTAAATGCGGTACAA AGTTCAGTTTGTAA
- the LOC134654685 gene encoding metabotropic glutamate receptor 5-like → MTIRYEWWLQETAPLLGVLGPGASAAAVQVQNLLQLFSIPQVSYSATSRELSDRARFATFFRVVPSDRHQARLLVALLRAHNWTYVHAVHTDGV, encoded by the exons ATGACAATACGTTATGAATGGTGGTTGCAGGAGACGGCGCCGCTGCTGGGCGTGCTAGGGCCGGGAGCCAGCGCCGCCGCCGTGCAGGTGCAGAACCTGCTGCAGCTCTTCTCCATCCCGCAG GTGTCATATTCAGCGACGTCGCGCGAGCTGTCGGATCGCGCGCGTTTCGCGACGTTCTTCCGCGTGGTGCCGTCCGATCGGCACCAGGCGCGCCTGCTGGTGGCGCTGCTGCGCGCGCACAACTGGACCTACGTGCACGCCGTGCACACAGATGGTGTGTAG